In Carya illinoinensis cultivar Pawnee chromosome 6, C.illinoinensisPawnee_v1, whole genome shotgun sequence, a single genomic region encodes these proteins:
- the LOC122314299 gene encoding pentatricopeptide repeat-containing protein At2g13600-like yields MCRPRFQEHRMLLRRPFLGTWKHSQWKKIFQPFTTLYQPLQATHDHIVSTNISIAQLCKIGQLDIARKMFDEMPERTVVSWNTLISGYSKWGKYDEALKLTSIMHHSTIKLNETTFSSILSVCARSSLLYEGKELHCLVLKSRSERFEFVGSSLLYFYASCSKIEEAKRVFDEFHDENDLLWSLMLVGYVQCNLMSEAMEVFKNMPSRDVVAWTTLISGFVRSEDGCERALEMFRRMRRNCEVMPNEFTLDCILRACGRLGSLSGGRTVHGLLIKYGFEFDHSIGGALIELYCECEAIEDAKIVYDRMGNPCLNASNSLIGGLILMGRIKDAELIFNGLLEKNPVSCNLMIKGYAMSGQVKESERIFNSMTQKTIISLNTMISVYSRKGELDKALRLFEETKGERNPVTWNSMMSGYIQNHHHEEAFKLYVTMHRLSINSTRSTFSTLFHACTCLGSLQLGQLLHAHLIKTPFESNAYVGTSLIDMYSRCGSIPDAQKSFSGISSPNVAAWTALINGFAHHGIGCKAILLFEDMLKQGVFPNGATFVGILSACGRAGLVDEGMRIFYSMQKCYGVTPDLEHYTCVVDLLGRSGHLQQAQEFIKNMPIEPDGVVWGALLSACWLWMDIELSGRVAEKVFSLDPKPISAYVILSNIYSILGKWGEKSSVRKRLRGLGIKKAPGCSWIELDSRVHVFFVEDRTHPHCHDIYTTLQHLTSNSGGCLL; encoded by the coding sequence ATGTGCAGGCCTAGGTTCCAGGAACACAGAATGTTGCTGAGGCGACCTTTTCTAGGAACCTGGAAGCACAGTCAATGGAAGAAAATCTTCCAGCCTTTCACAACGCTTTATCAACCTCTGCAAGCCACTCACGATCACATAGTCTCCACCAACATTTCTATAGCCCAGCTCTGCAAGATTGGGCAACTTGACATTGCACGCAAAATGTTTGATGAGATGCCCGAACGAACTGTTGTGTCTTGGAACACCCTGATTTCTGGTTACTCCAAATGGGGAAAATACGATGAAGCCCTAAAACTAACTTCAATCATGCACCACAGCACTATAAAGCTAAATGAGACTACTTTTTCCTCTATACTAAGTGTGTGCGCGCGTTCGAGTTTGCTATACGAGGGAAAAGAGCTTCattgtttggttttgaaatcTAGGTCTGAAAGATTTGAGTTTGTGGGTAGCTCATTGTTGTACTTCTATGCGAGCTGTAGTAAGATTGAAGAAGCTAAGCGGGTGTTTGACGAGTTCCATGATGAAAATGACTTGCTGTGGAGTTTGATGCTTGTAGGTTATGTGCAATGTAACTTAATGAGTGAAGCTAtggaagtttttaaaaatatgccATCCCGAGATGTTGTGGCATGGACTACGTTGATTTCTGGATTTGTGAGGAGTGAGGATGGGTGTGAAAGGGCTTTGGAGATGTTTCGGAGGATGAGAAGGAATTGTGAGGTAATGCCAAATGAGTTTACTTTGGATTGCATTTTAAGGGCTTGTGGAAGATTGGGTAGCCTAAGCGGAGGGAGGACTGTCCACGGACTTTTGATCAAATATGGATTTGAGTTTGATCACTCGATTGGTGGTGCATTGATTGAATTGTATTGTGAATGTGAGGCTATTGAGGATGCCAAGATAGTGTATGATAGAATGGGAAATCCTTGTTTAAATGCTTCAAATTCACTTATTGGCGGACTTATATTGATGGGTAGGATTAAAGATGCTGAACTTATTTTTAATGGACTGCTTGAAAAAAATCCAGTCTCATGTAATTTGATGATTAAAGGTTATGCAATGAGCGGTCAAGTCAAGGAATCAGAGAGGATTTTTAATAGCATGACCCAAAAAACTATAATTTCTTTGAATACTATGATTTCTGTGTATTCCAGGAAGGGTGAACTTGATAAAGCTTTGAGGCTATTTGAAGAAACCAAAGGGGAAAGAAATCCAGTGACATGGAATTCAATGATGTCGGGTTATATTCAAAATCATCACCATGAAGAGGCTTTCAAACTATATGTGACCATGCACAGATTATCAATAAACTCTACTAGATCGACATTCTCTACTCTATTTCATGCTTGTACATGCCTTGGATCTCTTCAACTAGGACAATTACTTCATGCCCACCTGATCAAAACACCATTTGAATCAAATGCTTATGTTGGAACATCTCTTATAGATATGTACTCCAGATGTGGGAGCATCCCTGATGCTCAAAAATCATTTAGTGGTATCTCTTCACCCAATGTGGCAGCTTGGACAGCTCTTATTAATGGGTTTGCACATCATGGAATTGGCTGCAAAGCAATTTTACTATTTGAGGATATGTTAAAGCAAGGAGTTTTTCCTAATGGAGCTACCTTTGTGGGGATTTTGTCTGCGTGTGGTCGTGCTGGTCTAGTTGATGAAGGGATGCGAATTTTCTATTCAATGCAAAAATGTTACGGAGTAACCCCTGATTTAGAACACTACACATGTGTGGTAGATCTTCTTGGTCGTTCAGGCCATCTGCAACAAGCTCAagagtttataaaaaatatgcctATTGAACCAGATGGGGTTGTCTGGGGAGCTTTGCTGAGTGCCTGTTGGTTGTGGATGGACATAGAGTTGAGTGGGAGAGTGGCTGAGAAAGTGTTCAGTTTGGATCCCAAGCCAATATCTGCTTATGTTATTCTATCTAACATCTATTCTATTTTGGGGAAATGGGGGGAGAAGTCAAGTGTGAGGAAGAGATTAAGGGGCTTAGGCATAAAAAAGGCTCCTGGTTGTAGTTGGATTGAGCTGGACAGTAGAGTTCATGTGTTCTTTGTAGAAGATAGAACCCATCCTCATTGCCATGATATTTATACAACTTTGCAACATCTAACATCCAATAGTGGAGGCTGTTTACTTTAA
- the LOC122313679 gene encoding uncharacterized protein LOC122313679, translated as MDAKRFIQLVEEKKKRAVEKKEAPLKWEQKLEAAAEAKSDAEAKERKLKAAKHKRKSVSHSDSDSDGDSSDGGRKSNNRAHKRHRKYSHSNWGSDNEKCKEKKSKKKSRRQSYSSNDDSDDEYERGEAMLSVTNTIGYWDLVVQIFIVRHDGTIQRRSHPKLHNRHHQLECSASDSSSDEENGVVRRKIHVKHHKHHRRSHRVGSKSSDSDGHRRHQRSESIGKSSDDNHEEAKDQRTRFLAITTTSIDTITHYDDRNRWLKAEHDWKGTEDAEQHWEQKLLLTMVTSRVTFCV; from the exons ATGGATGCCAAGAGGTTCATCCAATTGGtcgaggagaaaaagaagagagcTGTGGAAAAGAAAGAGGCCCCTTTGAAATGGGAACAGAAGCTTGAAGCTGCTGCAGAGGCAAAGTCTGATGCTGAAGCCAAGGAGCGGAAGCTGAAGGCTGCAAAGCATAAAAGAAAATCTGTGTCCCATTCCGATAGTGACAGTGATGGTGACAGCAGTGATGGGGgaagaaaatcaaataatagAGCCCACAAGAGGCACAGAAAGTATTCCCACTCTAACTGGGGCAGTGACAATGAAAAGTGCAAGGAGAAGAAATCCAAGAAAAAGTCTAGGAGGCAATCCTATAGTTCAAATGATGACAGCGATGATGAGTATGAGAG AGGAGAGGCTATGCTAAGTGTCACAAACACCATAGGCTACTGGGATCTAGTGGTTCAGATTTTCATAGTGAGACATGATGGAACAATTCAAAGGAGAAGTCATCCAAAGCTCCACAATCGCCATCACCAGTTGGAGTGTAGTGCTTCAGATTCTTCAAGTGATGAGGAAAATGGTGTAGTTAGGAGGAAAATCCATGTGAAGCACCATAAACATCATAGACGATCGCATAGGGTGGGGTCAAAGTCATCTGATTCAGATGGCCACAGACGCCATCAAAGGAGTGAATCTATAGGAAAGTCATCAGATGACAATCATGAAGAAGCTAAAGACCAACGGACAAGATTTTTGGCCATCACCACCACAAGCATTGACACCATCACTCATTATGATGATAGAAACCGTTGGCTCAAAGCAGAACATGATTGGAAGGGTACAGAGGATGCGGAGCAACATTGGGAACAAAAATTGCTGCTCACGATGGTGACAAGTAGGGTGACTTTTTGTGTATGA
- the LOC122314301 gene encoding fruit protein pKIWI502-like — protein sequence MAVTLSPSRLSLTPSLPHAHLSPPMSVLRRLSLPQLRPHPHRRFSIAAAVRQDTTVWTPAPLSLVEPAAESIFHVSIDISDSPDLAASHTCAGQYLQLRVPVSDKPSFLAIASPPSFAAASGNFEFLVKSIAGSTAELLCGLRKGDVVELSPVMGRGFGIDRIEPPDAYPTVLIFATGSGISPIRSLIESGFGASKRSDVRLYYGARNLKRMAYQDRFRDWESSGVKIVPVLSQPDDSWTGESGYVQAAFSRAKQIYSPQSVGAVLCGQKQMTEEITSILVADGVSSEKILKNF from the exons atggccGTTACTCTTTCTCCCAGCCGCCTCTCCCTAACTCCGTCTCTTCCCCATGCCCACCTTAGCCCTCCCATGTCTGTCCTACGCCGCCTCTCTCTCCCCCAATTGAGGCCCCACCCCCATCGCCGCTTCTCCATTGCTGCTGCTGTACGTCAGGACACCACCGTTTGGACCCCAGCGCCTCTCTCCCTAGTCGAGCCTGCCGCCGAGTCCATTTTCCACGTCTCCATCGACATCTCCGACTCACCTGACCTAGCCGCCTCCCACACCTGCGCCGGCCAGTACCTCCAGCTCCGAGTTCCTGTCTCCGACAAGCCCTCCTTCCTTGCCATCGCGTCCCCGCCCTCTTTTGCCGCCGCAAGTGGCAACTTCGAGTTCCTGGTGAAGAGCATCGCCGGCTCCACTGCCGAGCTTCTCTGTGGCTTGAGGAAAGGAGATGTGGTTGAACTCAGCCCGGTCATGGGGAGAGGCTTCGGGATCGACCGGATTGAGCCGCCCGATGCTTATCCTACGGTTCTTATTTTCGCCACCGGATCGGGGATCAG TCCAATTCGGTCTCTCATTGAGTCAGGTTTTGGTGCTTCTAAGAGATCTGATGTGAGGCTTTATTATGGGGCTAGAAACCTTAAGCGAATGGCTTATCAG GATAGATTTAGAGATTGGGAATCTTCTGGGGTTAAGATTGTGCCTGTGTTATCCCAACCGGATGACAGTTGGACGGGCGAAAGTGGCTATGTACAG GCTGCTTTCAGTAGAGCGAAGCAAATTTACAGCCCTCAGTCTGTTGGTGCTGTACTCTGTGGGCAGAAACAGATGACTGAG GAGATTACCTCAATTCTTGTAGCAGATGGGGTGTCAAGTGAGAAGATACTAAAGAACTTTTGA